One Bradyrhizobium sp. CCGB12 genomic window carries:
- a CDS encoding adenylate/guanylate cyclase domain-containing protein, producing MDIGEWLRTLGLQSYEQTFRDNGIDLEILSHLTVEDLKEIGVQAVGHRRKILDAIGLLPADLAAARTPASVERRQLTLMFVDLVGSTDLSRRLDPEELREVMRAYSNTVAGEIARLEGHVAKFLGDGVQAYFGWPRASEDAAEQAVRAGLAVATAVSGMSSGAGGLLAARVGIATGLVVVGDLLGEGVAQEETVTGETPNLAARLQQIAEPGTVVIADSTRRLVGDLFELVELGSLQLKGFVEPVQAWRAIGEGRAESRFEALHGAHVTPLVGRGEELDLMLSRWRLAEGGAGQVVLLFGEPGIGKSRLVLAMRERLQTEQIALVSYACSPHHLNSPLFPFISQLEREARFAPEDAAEARLKRLELVLGENGEGLSSDAIQLLADLLGISTERPSTQPEMSPQQRKALLFRTFLARLNRLAACGPVMMVLEDAHWLDPTSRELFDQIVDRLQDLPVLVVATFRPELPPPWTGFPHVTLLMLNRLPQAQVVVLVDRITEGKALPAEVLDRILERTEGVPLFTEELTKAVL from the coding sequence ACGGTTGAAGATCTCAAGGAGATTGGAGTCCAGGCCGTAGGCCATCGGCGGAAGATTCTCGATGCAATCGGCCTGCTGCCAGCGGACCTGGCGGCGGCGCGGACCCCTGCGTCGGTCGAGCGACGTCAGCTCACGCTCATGTTCGTCGACCTCGTCGGATCGACCGACCTCAGCCGCCGTCTCGATCCCGAGGAACTGCGCGAGGTCATGCGGGCCTACTCGAATACGGTGGCGGGAGAGATTGCGCGACTGGAGGGCCACGTCGCGAAGTTTCTAGGAGACGGGGTGCAGGCCTATTTCGGCTGGCCGCGCGCAAGCGAAGATGCGGCGGAGCAAGCCGTGAGGGCGGGACTTGCCGTCGCAACAGCGGTCAGCGGCATGTCGTCAGGCGCAGGGGGCCTGCTGGCGGCACGTGTCGGCATCGCCACCGGGCTTGTCGTGGTCGGCGATCTGCTCGGGGAAGGTGTTGCGCAGGAGGAAACGGTCACCGGGGAGACACCCAATCTCGCTGCCCGTCTGCAACAGATTGCGGAGCCCGGTACGGTCGTTATCGCCGACAGCACGCGCCGCCTGGTCGGCGATCTCTTCGAATTAGTTGAGCTCGGTTCTCTTCAGCTCAAGGGCTTTGTCGAACCGGTCCAAGCGTGGCGGGCCATCGGCGAAGGCAGGGCAGAGAGCAGGTTCGAGGCCCTGCACGGCGCCCACGTCACGCCACTCGTCGGGCGCGGCGAGGAACTCGACCTGATGCTGTCACGGTGGAGGCTTGCAGAAGGAGGGGCTGGACAGGTCGTCTTGCTTTTTGGCGAGCCGGGAATTGGAAAATCACGATTGGTGCTCGCAATGCGCGAGCGGCTACAGACCGAGCAAATCGCGCTCGTTAGCTATGCCTGTTCGCCGCATCACCTGAACAGCCCGCTCTTTCCCTTCATCTCGCAGCTCGAGCGCGAGGCGCGGTTCGCACCTGAAGATGCCGCGGAAGCACGGCTCAAGCGCCTCGAATTAGTCCTTGGCGAAAACGGCGAAGGGCTGTCTAGCGATGCAATCCAGCTTCTTGCCGATCTGCTTGGCATCTCAACTGAGAGACCGAGCACCCAGCCAGAGATGTCGCCGCAGCAAAGGAAGGCGCTCCTGTTCCGCACATTCCTGGCCCGGCTCAATCGTCTTGCCGCTTGTGGCCCGGTTATGATGGTGCTTGAAGACGCGCACTGGCTCGATCCGACCTCGCGCGAGCTGTTCGACCAGATCGTGGATCGTCTCCAGGACTTGCCAGTGCTGGTCGTCGCCACATTCCGCCCGGAGCTCCCGCCGCCATGGACCGGGTTTCCGCACGTCACGTTGCTCATGCTGAACCGCCTGCCACAGGCGCAGGTGGTCGTGCTCGTCGACCGGATCACCGAAGGTAAAGCGCTTCCCGCCGAGGTTCTCGATCGGATACTGGAGCGGACCGAGGGTGTGCCGCTTTTCACCGAGGAGCTCACGAAGGCCGTTCTTTAA
- a CDS encoding adenylate/guanylate cyclase domain-containing protein has product MHSIAHWLHALGLEQYAQRFAENEIDVSILPHLTDQDLKDIGIPLGHRRKILAAISGPASSAQAAIEPSADSTPWKTTDAAERRQLTVMFVDLVGSTALSGRLDPEELRDIIGAYHRRCAEVITSSGGFVAKYLGDGVLAYFGYPQAHEEDAEQAVRAGLALIEALAKLDAGNAATLRVRIGIATGLVVVGDLLGEGAAKEQAVIGETPNLAARLQGLAEPNTVVIANNTRRMLGGLFDYGDLGKRAVAGIDYPVHVWRVLGVSPVGSRFEALRTASTPLIGREEEIALLRRRWERAKAGDGSVVLIAGEPGIGKSRIAQTLLEQVSEEPHTRLRFFCSPHHQHSALYPSIAQLEQAAGFRREDTAETRLDKLVAVLALANQELREAVPLFADLLSTPIGDRYPPLNLTPYSRKEKTLQVQVAQVEGLAAQQPLLMLWEDIHWSDPTTLESLDLLVDRAATLRVLVIITFRPEFTPPWVGRPHVTLLSLSRLPPRHRAEMIAHVTCGKALPKEIADQIIDRTDGVPLFVEELTKSVVESGWITDAGDHYSVTGTVVPLAIPTTLQASLLARLDRLAPTREVAQIAATLGRQFSHDLITAVADMSRPQLEAGLEQLIHAELVFRRGTPPDATYAFKHALVQDAAYSTLLRPRRQQLHARIAEVLEARLTGNAEALPEIIAHHCTEAGLAERAIRYWWQAAQLANQRSGTLESISHLQNGLSLLQTLSDDPEHVRLELDMQVALGAACMAAKGWSSPVTVAAFARAEELCEQVDDPLQRSIADYGRYLVFLLRGQAEAALATATAMLGRAERERDSVAMMMAHRGVGAALVHCGKFDAGRTHLAEALTLCDPNATLAYRFGYEPRIAVLSYLTHALVPLGYLNQAQQTFDQLMQEIRAQRHNPSIAFGLFHASLFCTFERGAGAYILDGHLGMDENIVDELIAVCTEHDFFLWRAAGTIIKGWLMVRAGEADRGLAHLREGISAWRGDAKSVVTHWLLLRANALGSLGQLQASLDTVDEAFALIAETNERWNEAALHFCKGELLLALSAPDKAETCLQRAFDVARDQRARLWELRAATALARLWGEKAQRCKAQEILVPVYGSFTEGFETPDLRDAKALLYELAGAPPSVPC; this is encoded by the coding sequence ATGCACTCGATTGCGCACTGGCTTCATGCACTCGGTCTCGAGCAATACGCGCAGCGCTTCGCCGAGAATGAAATTGATGTGTCGATACTTCCCCATCTGACTGACCAAGACCTCAAGGACATCGGTATTCCGCTCGGGCACCGGCGGAAAATTCTCGCAGCCATCAGCGGACCCGCTTCTTCGGCGCAGGCCGCGATCGAACCCTCTGCTGATTCCACGCCGTGGAAAACGACCGACGCTGCGGAACGCCGCCAGCTCACGGTCATGTTCGTCGATCTCGTCGGCTCGACCGCCTTGTCCGGGCGGCTTGACCCTGAGGAGCTGCGCGACATCATCGGCGCTTATCACCGTCGTTGCGCCGAGGTAATCACTAGCTCGGGAGGCTTTGTTGCCAAATATCTCGGTGACGGCGTATTGGCTTACTTCGGCTACCCGCAGGCCCATGAGGAGGACGCCGAACAGGCGGTGCGCGCGGGTCTCGCCTTGATCGAAGCCTTGGCCAAACTCGATGCGGGCAACGCAGCCACGTTGCGTGTGCGTATCGGTATAGCCACAGGCCTCGTCGTCGTCGGCGATCTGCTCGGTGAGGGCGCCGCCAAAGAACAAGCGGTCATCGGTGAGACCCCTAATCTTGCGGCACGCCTTCAGGGATTGGCCGAACCGAACACCGTGGTCATCGCAAACAACACGCGCCGCATGCTAGGCGGCCTGTTTGATTATGGCGATCTCGGAAAAAGGGCGGTCGCGGGCATTGACTATCCAGTGCACGTCTGGCGCGTCTTGGGCGTGAGTCCGGTCGGCAGTCGGTTCGAGGCTCTACGGACCGCCAGCACGCCGCTGATTGGTCGTGAGGAAGAGATCGCTTTGTTGAGGCGCCGCTGGGAGCGGGCAAAGGCCGGCGACGGTTCCGTCGTTCTAATCGCGGGCGAGCCGGGCATCGGCAAGTCGCGCATCGCCCAAACACTGCTGGAGCAGGTGAGCGAAGAGCCGCACACCCGTTTACGTTTTTTCTGCTCGCCACATCATCAGCACAGCGCGCTCTATCCCAGCATCGCCCAACTCGAGCAGGCGGCCGGATTTCGACGCGAGGATACGGCTGAGACCCGCTTGGACAAGCTAGTGGCGGTACTGGCTCTCGCCAACCAAGAGCTGCGCGAAGCCGTTCCTCTATTTGCGGACTTGCTGTCGACACCGATCGGCGATCGTTACCCGCCGCTCAATTTGACGCCGTATAGCCGCAAAGAGAAAACGCTTCAGGTGCAAGTGGCTCAGGTGGAAGGTCTCGCAGCGCAGCAGCCGCTACTGATGCTGTGGGAAGACATCCATTGGAGCGACCCCACCACCCTGGAGTCGCTGGATCTGCTTGTAGACCGAGCCGCGACGCTGCGGGTCCTGGTCATAATCACATTTCGACCGGAGTTTACTCCGCCGTGGGTCGGCCGTCCGCACGTGACATTGCTCAGTCTCAGCCGCTTACCGCCTCGCCACCGCGCCGAGATGATCGCGCATGTAACCTGTGGCAAGGCATTACCCAAAGAGATCGCCGATCAGATCATTGATCGCACCGACGGGGTGCCGTTATTCGTCGAGGAGCTGACCAAATCCGTCGTCGAGAGCGGATGGATAACCGATGCCGGAGATCATTACTCCGTAACTGGAACAGTGGTTCCTTTGGCGATCCCAACGACGCTACAGGCCTCACTTCTGGCCCGACTCGATCGGCTGGCGCCAACTCGAGAGGTGGCGCAGATTGCAGCGACGCTCGGGCGTCAGTTTTCCCACGACCTAATCACTGCCGTTGCCGACATGTCGCGACCGCAACTCGAGGCGGGCTTGGAGCAACTGATCCACGCGGAGTTGGTGTTTCGGCGCGGGACCCCGCCGGATGCCACGTACGCCTTCAAGCACGCGCTGGTACAGGACGCCGCCTACAGCACCTTGCTGCGCCCCCGGCGGCAGCAATTGCACGCTCGAATCGCGGAGGTCCTTGAAGCGCGGCTGACCGGGAACGCCGAGGCTCTGCCAGAAATCATCGCTCATCACTGCACCGAGGCGGGTCTTGCCGAACGGGCTATCCGATATTGGTGGCAAGCTGCGCAATTGGCGAATCAACGCTCCGGGACTCTGGAGTCGATTTCCCACCTGCAAAATGGGCTGAGTTTGTTGCAGACGCTGTCCGATGACCCCGAGCACGTCCGTCTTGAGCTCGATATGCAGGTGGCCTTGGGTGCAGCCTGCATGGCCGCCAAAGGTTGGTCATCCCCCGTCACAGTTGCGGCATTCGCGCGGGCAGAGGAACTATGCGAGCAGGTCGATGACCCCTTGCAGCGTAGCATCGCCGACTACGGCAGGTATCTTGTATTCCTTCTGCGTGGCCAAGCAGAAGCTGCGCTCGCCACTGCAACTGCCATGCTAGGCCGGGCAGAGCGCGAGCGAGACTCAGTTGCTATGATGATGGCCCACCGAGGTGTCGGGGCTGCGCTGGTCCATTGCGGAAAATTTGATGCAGGCCGCACGCACTTGGCGGAAGCGCTTACGTTGTGTGATCCAAATGCCACCTTGGCTTACCGGTTCGGTTACGAGCCTCGTATCGCAGTCCTTTCCTATCTCACGCACGCCCTCGTTCCGTTGGGCTATCTGAATCAGGCCCAGCAGACATTCGATCAACTGATGCAGGAAATACGCGCGCAAAGGCACAATCCCTCGATCGCGTTCGGCCTATTTCACGCCTCTCTGTTCTGCACCTTTGAGCGTGGCGCAGGGGCATACATACTCGATGGACACCTCGGGATGGACGAGAACATTGTTGATGAGCTGATCGCCGTCTGCACCGAGCATGATTTCTTTCTGTGGCGAGCTGCAGGCACGATCATCAAGGGTTGGCTGATGGTCCGGGCTGGCGAGGCTGATCGCGGCCTGGCTCACCTCCGAGAGGGGATATCGGCTTGGCGGGGCGATGCAAAATCTGTAGTGACCCACTGGCTCCTCCTGCGTGCGAATGCACTTGGTAGCCTCGGCCAGCTACAGGCGTCTCTCGACACTGTCGACGAAGCCTTCGCATTGATCGCCGAAACCAACGAGCGATGGAACGAAGCAGCGTTGCATTTTTGCAAGGGCGAACTGCTCCTTGCCTTGTCTGCTCCTGACAAGGCTGAGACCTGCTTGCAGCGCGCGTTTGACGTTGCCCGGGATCAGCGGGCCAGACTTTGGGAGCTACGCGCCGCGACCGCCCTCGCACGGCTTTGGGGCGAGAAGGCCCAGCGATGCAAAGCCCAGGAAATCCTTGTTCCTGTCTACGGCTCGTTTACAGAGGGCTTCGAGACGCCGGACCTGCGGGATGCGAAGGCTCTGCTCTACGAACTTGCCGGTGCTCCGCCGTCGGTCCCCTGCTAA